In Cetobacterium sp. ZOR0034, a single window of DNA contains:
- a CDS encoding 6-carboxytetrahydropterin synthase has translation MRSITTFDLQYAHRFYKFKGEAQYLHGHTGFLTIEVEDSVNEGVNMVYPCNEIQKTAWDVMKNFDHALILREDDPLLPAILKVYEETGIKDGTPENTMKGVAFKTELATAYPESRLVVTKETLTVEGMIKIVYDLLKDKLNIAKITFTSGVNAASAEFTTKNNIERCPLCGISLDEHGTCSKCGYKK, from the coding sequence ATGAGAAGTATAACTACATTTGATTTACAATATGCACACAGATTCTATAAGTTTAAAGGTGAAGCTCAATATCTACACGGACATACAGGTTTTTTAACTATTGAAGTTGAAGATTCTGTTAATGAAGGCGTTAATATGGTATATCCATGTAATGAGATTCAAAAAACAGCTTGGGACGTTATGAAAAACTTTGATCACGCACTTATTTTAAGAGAAGATGATCCACTTCTTCCTGCTATTTTAAAAGTTTACGAGGAGACAGGTATTAAAGATGGAACACCTGAAAACACTATGAAAGGTGTGGCATTTAAAACTGAACTTGCAACAGCTTATCCTGAGTCACGTTTAGTTGTTACAAAAGAGACTCTAACAGTTGAGGGTATGATTAAAATCGTTTATGACCTATTAAAAGATAAATTAAATATTGCAAAAATTACATTTACAAGTGGTGTAAATGCAGCATCTGCAGAATTCACTACTAAAAACAATATCGAGCGTTGCCCACTTTGTGGAATATCACTAGATGAACACGGAACTTGTTCAAAGTGTGGATACAAAAAATAA